A DNA window from Pseudarthrobacter sp. W1I19 contains the following coding sequences:
- the rfaE2 gene encoding D-glycero-beta-D-manno-heptose 1-phosphate adenylyltransferase, translated as MSLHPENLPVDPALVDLSSQRALSEWLPGRLAEEEPAILVIGDLMLDGWWSGSIERLCREAPAPVVDLQVRESVPGGAANTAMNLAALGARVSVAGIVGTDDAGEDLRSQLVAAGIDVTHLHSHPDMVTTTKIRISSGGQVMLRLDDSAKAVPAEALEALAASVRAAVERQNAVLVCDYGKGVLSGPVHKGLIEALGEAPVPLGDRPLLVVDSHDPRPWAPLRPDLVTPNAQEAARMLDLRLPDGQDRVEAVSAHSEELLAATGAAAVVVTLDRDGTVLLRPDGVTHRTWARPAAEKQASGAGDTFVAALTLARSAGLPLTASLDLAQSAADVVVHQPGTSVCSTGQLSRYLKAFADTALGADELERQLELHRSQGQRIVLTNGCFDVLHSGHTRYLNQAKQLGDVLVVALNSDDSVRKLKGAGRPINSMADRAAVVAALSCVDYVTVFDTPTAAPLIRQLRPEVYAKGGDYSPEMLAETPAVEEYGGRVAILDYVAERSTTAVVKRIREGEGAVPGN; from the coding sequence GTGAGCCTGCACCCCGAGAACCTGCCGGTGGACCCCGCCCTGGTGGACCTGTCCAGCCAGCGCGCCCTGTCTGAATGGCTGCCGGGCCGGCTGGCCGAAGAAGAACCGGCCATCCTGGTGATCGGCGACCTGATGCTGGACGGCTGGTGGAGCGGCAGCATCGAGCGGCTGTGCCGGGAGGCCCCCGCCCCTGTGGTGGACCTCCAGGTCCGGGAGTCCGTCCCGGGCGGAGCAGCAAATACGGCCATGAACCTGGCTGCGCTCGGAGCCAGGGTTTCGGTGGCAGGCATCGTCGGAACTGATGATGCCGGCGAGGACCTGCGCAGCCAGCTCGTCGCGGCCGGCATCGACGTCACCCACCTCCACAGCCATCCGGACATGGTGACCACCACCAAGATCCGGATCAGCAGCGGCGGCCAGGTGATGCTCCGCCTCGACGACTCCGCCAAGGCGGTGCCGGCCGAGGCGCTGGAGGCGCTGGCCGCTTCGGTGCGTGCCGCCGTCGAACGCCAGAACGCAGTGCTGGTGTGCGACTACGGCAAGGGCGTGCTTTCCGGCCCTGTCCACAAAGGTTTGATCGAAGCCTTGGGGGAGGCGCCCGTTCCACTCGGGGACCGCCCGCTGCTGGTAGTCGACTCCCATGATCCCCGTCCGTGGGCACCACTGCGCCCGGACCTGGTGACGCCCAACGCGCAGGAGGCCGCCCGGATGCTGGACCTGCGGCTTCCCGATGGCCAGGACCGGGTGGAAGCTGTCAGCGCACACTCGGAGGAGTTGCTGGCGGCAACCGGTGCGGCCGCCGTGGTGGTCACCCTGGACCGGGACGGCACCGTGCTGTTAAGGCCCGACGGCGTCACGCACCGTACGTGGGCACGGCCGGCCGCCGAGAAGCAGGCATCCGGTGCCGGCGACACGTTCGTTGCGGCGCTGACGCTGGCCCGCTCGGCCGGGTTGCCGCTGACGGCGAGCCTGGACCTTGCCCAGTCGGCCGCGGACGTGGTGGTGCACCAGCCGGGCACCTCCGTCTGCAGTACGGGCCAGCTCAGCCGGTACCTGAAGGCCTTTGCTGATACTGCCCTTGGTGCCGACGAGCTGGAACGGCAGCTGGAGCTGCACCGGTCCCAGGGCCAGCGGATTGTGCTCACCAACGGCTGCTTCGACGTGCTGCACAGCGGCCACACCCGATACCTCAACCAGGCCAAGCAGCTGGGCGACGTCCTGGTGGTGGCGCTGAACAGCGACGATTCCGTACGGAAACTCAAGGGCGCCGGCCGGCCCATCAACTCCATGGCGGACCGTGCCGCCGTGGTGGCGGCCTTGAGCTGCGTGGACTACGTGACAGTGTTCGACACCCCCACGGCGGCACCGCTGATCCGGCAGCTGCGGCCCGAAGTCTATGCCAAGGGCGGGGACTACAGTCCGGAAATGCTGGCCGAGACGCCCGCCGTGGAGGAATACGGCGGCCGGGTGGCCATCCTGGACTATGTCGCTGAGCGGTCCACCACTGCCGTGGTGAAACGGATCCGCGAGGGTGAGGGGGCCGTGCCCGGCAACTAA
- a CDS encoding spermidine synthase — MAKRGRSGGRNGLRSVAGVVEVPAGSRQSGPVEGVYYIDTGDCELIADQDNSTGWLLKINGVMSSHIDLADPLFLDFEYMRWMSALIESRWPPSGASGARPKLRGLHLGGGACSLARYFHTVYPEARQVVVELDGKLAEYVRNWFDLPKAPLLRLRVGEAREVTETLTAETRDFIIRDVFAGALTPRSLTTAEFTRHVKRVLAPGGLYVVNSGDAPDLKNAREDAATIAAAFKHTVIIADPAMLKGRRYGNMVMAGSDVPFGDDPKLHRRLLGGAVPAHLWDDDQVRAFAAGSPVRHDPLPVLELPAGD, encoded by the coding sequence ATGGCAAAACGCGGAAGGTCAGGAGGCCGGAACGGCCTGCGGTCGGTAGCCGGGGTTGTGGAGGTGCCGGCCGGTTCGCGCCAAAGCGGACCTGTTGAAGGTGTGTATTACATCGATACCGGGGACTGCGAGCTGATCGCGGACCAGGACAATTCCACCGGCTGGCTCCTGAAGATCAACGGTGTGATGAGCTCGCATATAGACCTCGCGGACCCGTTGTTCCTGGACTTCGAGTACATGCGGTGGATGTCCGCGCTGATCGAGTCGCGCTGGCCGCCGTCGGGCGCGTCCGGGGCCAGGCCTAAACTCCGCGGTCTGCACCTGGGCGGTGGCGCCTGCTCCCTGGCACGCTACTTCCATACCGTCTACCCGGAGGCCCGGCAGGTGGTGGTGGAGCTGGACGGCAAGCTCGCCGAATATGTGCGCAACTGGTTCGATCTCCCCAAGGCCCCGCTGCTGCGCCTGCGGGTGGGGGAGGCCCGTGAGGTCACCGAAACGCTGACCGCCGAAACCAGGGACTTCATCATCCGGGACGTTTTCGCCGGCGCCCTCACCCCGCGGTCGCTCACCACAGCGGAGTTCACCCGGCACGTCAAGCGCGTCCTGGCGCCCGGCGGGCTCTACGTGGTGAACTCCGGCGACGCCCCCGATCTCAAGAACGCCCGCGAGGACGCGGCCACCATCGCCGCTGCCTTCAAGCACACCGTGATCATCGCGGACCCGGCCATGCTCAAGGGCCGCCGCTACGGAAACATGGTGATGGCCGGCAGCGACGTCCCGTTTGGCGATGATCCCAAGCTGCACCGCCGGCTCCTGGGCGGAGCAGTTCCGGCCCACCTCTGGGACGACGACCAGGTCCGGGCGTTCGCGGCGGGCTCCCCTGTCCGCCACGACCCGTTGCCGGTGCTTGAGTTACCAGCCGGCGATTGA